Proteins from a genomic interval of Tenacibaculum sp. SZ-18:
- a CDS encoding BatA domain-containing protein: protein MQFKHPEFLYFLSLLIIPILVHLFQLRKFKKVPFTNVAFLEKLIIKSRKSSQIKKWLLLFCRMLLITGIVFAFAQPFFSNKEKEVTQHSFIYLDNSLSTSANGNSGNILRTATQDLIDNLVENANYSLLTNTHFYKNISSEAFKSQLKKVKSSTKNLTTDEILLKISSLKNTTENILISDFQNTKKEDFLNEKLPLTLVQVTPVLKSNLSIDSVFVNQNESKTIVINAIVTNQGASKENIPIALYNDKKLLGKQTFKVEENEEKIISFSIERTNPFKGRLEINFKDTYNFDNSFFFSLNSNEKINVLAIGESNDFLSRIYTSDEFNFTSNSSQNVNYNSIEQQQLVILNELEKIPQSLTTGLSTFTKNGGHLIVIPNLKSDLNSYNVFLKNISAGNIQNKKSDSLKITSINFNHPLLKNVFDKQVRNFQYPFVTTTFLTNFTNSSQIIGLENNTSFVSQVKLANSKMYWFSSPINKEYSNFTNSPLIVPVFYNIGQESLQLSKLYYRLQENNDIEVNVQLNKDDILTINQQQNSFIPLQQTFQNKVKLTTNELPENKGFYTITNKNNPIQTIAFNNKKTESSLDFTNLLNEFTNNENVTVSSSVKETAKKIAQKNKVHWLWKWFLGLAIVSLLLETLILKYFKV from the coding sequence ATGCAGTTCAAACATCCAGAATTTCTCTATTTTCTTTCATTACTAATTATTCCAATTCTGGTTCATCTATTCCAACTACGAAAGTTTAAAAAAGTTCCTTTTACGAATGTCGCTTTTTTAGAGAAGCTAATTATTAAAAGCCGTAAAAGCTCTCAAATAAAAAAATGGCTTCTTTTATTCTGTAGAATGCTATTAATAACTGGAATTGTATTTGCTTTTGCACAACCTTTCTTCAGTAACAAAGAAAAAGAAGTTACCCAGCATAGTTTTATTTATCTTGATAATTCTTTAAGTACAAGTGCCAATGGCAACTCAGGAAATATTTTAAGAACTGCCACTCAAGATTTAATTGATAATTTAGTTGAAAATGCCAACTATAGTCTGTTAACTAATACCCATTTTTACAAAAACATTTCTTCTGAAGCATTCAAATCACAATTAAAAAAGGTAAAGTCTAGTACTAAAAACCTAACAACAGACGAGATTTTATTAAAAATTTCAAGTTTAAAAAATACTACCGAAAACATTTTAATTTCAGATTTCCAAAATACTAAAAAAGAAGATTTTTTAAATGAGAAACTTCCTTTAACCTTAGTTCAAGTTACTCCTGTATTAAAAAGTAATTTATCAATTGACAGTGTATTTGTTAATCAAAATGAATCTAAAACAATCGTAATAAATGCGATTGTTACCAATCAAGGAGCTTCTAAAGAAAACATTCCAATTGCTCTTTACAACGATAAAAAATTACTCGGAAAACAAACATTTAAGGTTGAAGAAAATGAAGAGAAAATAATTTCTTTCTCAATTGAAAGAACCAATCCTTTCAAAGGAAGGTTAGAAATTAATTTTAAAGATACTTATAACTTCGATAACAGTTTTTTCTTTAGTTTAAATTCAAATGAAAAAATCAATGTTTTAGCAATAGGAGAATCAAATGACTTCCTTAGCAGAATTTATACATCGGATGAATTTAACTTTACGAGTAATTCCTCTCAAAATGTTAATTATAATAGTATTGAACAACAGCAATTGGTGATTTTAAATGAACTAGAAAAAATTCCTCAAAGCTTAACAACAGGATTATCAACTTTCACTAAGAATGGCGGACATTTAATCGTAATTCCAAATCTAAAAAGTGATTTAAACTCATACAATGTATTCTTAAAAAACATTTCAGCTGGAAACATTCAGAACAAAAAAAGTGACTCGTTAAAAATTACTTCAATTAATTTTAATCATCCGCTTTTAAAAAACGTATTTGATAAACAAGTGAGGAATTTTCAATATCCTTTCGTTACAACAACTTTTCTAACAAACTTTACGAACTCAAGCCAAATTATTGGTTTAGAAAACAATACTAGCTTTGTTTCTCAAGTAAAACTGGCTAATTCAAAAATGTATTGGTTCTCTTCACCTATCAATAAAGAATACAGTAATTTTACAAATTCACCGTTAATCGTCCCTGTGTTTTATAATATTGGACAAGAGAGTTTACAACTATCAAAATTATATTATCGTTTACAAGAGAATAATGATATCGAAGTTAATGTTCAATTAAATAAAGATGATATTCTTACGATAAATCAACAACAGAACTCATTTATTCCTTTACAACAAACTTTTCAGAACAAAGTAAAATTAACAACGAATGAACTTCCTGAAAACAAAGGTTTTTATACAATTACAAACAAGAATAATCCAATTCAAACTATAGCTTTTAACAATAAAAAAACTGAAAGTTCATTAGACTTTACAAACTTATTAAATGAGTTCACCAATAACGAAAATGTCACAGTTTCATCATCAGTTAAAGAAACTGCAAAAAAAATAGCTCAAAAAAATAAAGTTCATTGGCTTTGGAAATGGTTTTTAGGATTAGCCATTGTATCTTTGTTGCTAGAAACTTTGATTCTAAAATACTTTAAAGTATGA
- a CDS encoding dihydroorotase: MTTLLKSATIIDTTSAFHKQTKDILIIDGIISEIADNIPTNSDYNEINLTNLHISKGWFDSSVCLGEPGYEERETIENGVHVAGKSGFTQIAVNPYTSPIVDNKSAVEFLINKANQSPVSVLPIGALTQKSEGIEMAELYDMQQSGAIAFGDYKRPIENDNLLKIALLYAQNFDGLVLSFPKNKKIAGEGIANEGLNSTKLGLKGIPSLAEEIQVARDLFLLEYTGGKLHIPTISTAKSVSLIKQAKSQGLNVTCSVAVHNLVITDDALLGFDAKNNVNPPLRTNKDVEALLEGVKNGTIDIITSDHNPIDIEHKKVEFSISKSGSIGMESAFGALLTKLDLETVIQCFTENPKKIFGIENTSIEVNSKANISLFNPEITYTFTEEDILSTSKNSIFIGHNLKGKAYGVYANNQLLLNT; encoded by the coding sequence ATGACTACGCTACTAAAATCGGCGACTATCATAGACACGACTAGTGCATTTCATAAACAAACTAAAGACATTTTAATTATTGATGGTATTATCTCAGAAATTGCAGATAATATCCCGACTAATAGTGATTACAATGAAATCAATTTAACAAACCTACATATTTCTAAAGGATGGTTTGATTCGAGTGTTTGTTTAGGTGAACCAGGATATGAAGAAAGAGAAACAATTGAAAACGGAGTACATGTTGCTGGCAAAAGCGGATTTACACAAATTGCAGTAAATCCGTATACAAGTCCGATTGTTGACAATAAATCAGCAGTAGAATTCCTAATTAATAAAGCTAATCAAAGTCCCGTTAGCGTCCTTCCAATTGGAGCTTTAACTCAAAAAAGTGAAGGTATTGAAATGGCCGAATTGTACGATATGCAACAATCTGGAGCAATTGCGTTCGGTGATTATAAAAGACCTATTGAAAATGATAATCTTTTAAAAATCGCTTTATTATATGCTCAAAACTTTGATGGTTTAGTTTTAAGTTTTCCTAAGAATAAAAAAATAGCGGGTGAAGGTATTGCAAATGAAGGATTGAACTCTACTAAGTTAGGATTAAAAGGAATACCAAGTCTTGCTGAAGAAATCCAAGTTGCTAGAGATTTATTTTTATTGGAATATACAGGAGGAAAATTACATATACCAACAATATCTACAGCTAAATCGGTATCCTTAATTAAACAAGCTAAATCTCAAGGACTAAATGTAACTTGTAGTGTTGCTGTTCATAATTTGGTTATTACAGATGATGCATTGCTTGGTTTTGATGCAAAAAATAATGTAAATCCTCCCTTGAGAACTAACAAAGATGTGGAAGCTTTACTTGAAGGTGTAAAAAATGGAACAATTGATATCATAACATCTGATCATAATCCAATTGATATTGAACATAAAAAAGTAGAGTTTTCAATTTCAAAAAGTGGAAGTATCGGAATGGAAAGTGCGTTTGGAGCCTTACTCACAAAGTTAGATTTAGAAACTGTTATTCAATGCTTCACTGAAAACCCAAAAAAGATATTTGGAATAGAAAATACTTCTATTGAAGTAAATTCAAAAGCGAACATTTCACTTTTCAATCCAGAGATTACTTACACATTTACAGAAGAAGATATTTTATCAACTTCAAAAAACAGTATATTTATAGGACATAATTTAAAAGGAAAAGCATACGGAGTTTATGCTAATAATCAACTTTTATTAAATACCTAA
- a CDS encoding alpha/beta hydrolase, whose amino-acid sequence MSLYYKVREPKITTGDNNLLILLHGYGSNEDDLFSFAEELPDELRIISVRAPYEMGYGGYAWYAINFDADENKFSDIGQAKESVQKISSFIDELKTQYDPNKIFLLGFSQGAILSYSLSLNFPNKVQHVIALSGYLNEELIPLEISKGITTDYYISHGSVDQVIPVTWARKAPEHLSRLSLKAEYSEYPIGHGVAPQNFYSFKEWIDRRL is encoded by the coding sequence ATGAGTTTATATTACAAGGTCAGAGAACCTAAAATTACTACCGGAGATAATAATTTATTAATCTTATTACACGGTTACGGTAGTAATGAAGACGATTTATTTTCCTTTGCGGAAGAGTTGCCAGATGAATTAAGAATTATAAGTGTAAGAGCTCCATATGAAATGGGTTATGGAGGTTATGCATGGTACGCAATCAATTTTGATGCCGACGAAAATAAATTTTCTGATATTGGACAAGCAAAAGAGTCTGTTCAAAAAATATCATCTTTTATTGATGAGCTTAAAACACAGTATGATCCTAATAAAATATTCTTATTAGGTTTTAGTCAGGGAGCAATATTAAGCTATTCTTTAAGTTTAAATTTCCCAAATAAAGTACAACACGTTATTGCGTTAAGTGGATATTTAAATGAAGAGTTAATTCCTTTAGAAATCTCAAAAGGAATTACAACTGACTATTACATTTCTCATGGTTCGGTTGATCAAGTAATTCCTGTAACATGGGCGAGAAAAGCTCCTGAACATTTATCTAGATTATCTTTAAAAGCGGAATATTCCGAATACCCAATTGGCCATGGTGTTGCTCCTCAAAACTTTTACAGTTTCAAAGAGTGGATTGATAGGAGATTATAA